A window of the Lactuca sativa cultivar Salinas chromosome 5, Lsat_Salinas_v11, whole genome shotgun sequence genome harbors these coding sequences:
- the LOC111901059 gene encoding pentatricopeptide repeat-containing protein At3g63370, chloroplastic: protein MPVNFGLIATPLTTVKAPILGKISDNNILSVSKFSRNSINRYPPRTLKEAFISLANNLIDHDTGCNNCFDTAYSLILERCSTQESLSQIKQVHAHVLKSCYVVDTTFLSTKLVLAYGKCGSSLDAHKVFDKMTERSIFTWNAMIGSHMTNGEHIEAIELFLNMNALGVHADASTFTSILKACGELEDRCYGVQVHGMATKLGFLCNLYVSNSLLGMYAKCNDSNSAMLLFEKMSGKADVVSWNSIISSYSASGKTVEALRLFREMQITGVVPNTYTFVAVLQACEDSSYLVFGKELHAFLFKSDLYLDMFVANALVVLYTKSGKMKEAERVFNAMDKKDSITWNSLLSGYVQNGLYDEAMATFHRMQVIGQNPDPYSIISMISTVGHLGNLLNALEVHAYAMKNRMDSDLHVCNTLIDMYAKCCKMNYAESLFQRIRFKDNISWKTIISGYAQNGYHSKALTLFRESQMKGIESDSMLIASILQGCIELMCDSVVKEIHGHMIRKGLYDIALENTLVNLYGKCGCIDYASRVFELIKVKNLVSWTIMVNNLAQNGLADEAVDVFVSMKETGIEPDSIALLSLLSAVSELSTLKKGKEIHGYLIRKGFILQGPISSSLVDMYSACGALEDSFKVFDSIPTKDLVMWTSMINAYGMHGMGMESVRLFHQMVAEKVYPDHVSFLAILYACSHSSLVDEGKAFFKSMVDEYALNPWQEHYTCMVDLFGRANNLKEAFKFIENMEMKPNVAIWRSLIGACKVHNNIELGNFASKKLLELDSDSVKNHVLVSNFYAFCGQWDDVGDIRMKMRQKGFKKDPGCSWIEIWNKIHVFTVRDKSHPESDEIYDKLAQINDILKREEGYLGEIFNGHSERLAIAYGLLKTSKGMPIRVTKNLRVCDDCHVFSKLVSKYFEREIIVRDANRFHHFGSGICSCGDFW, encoded by the coding sequence ATGCCAGTCAATTTTGGGCTTATAGCTACTCCATTAACGACTGTGAAAGCTCCCATTTTAGGGAAAATTAGTGATAATAATATCCTGTCTGTTTCCAAATTCTCCCGCAATTCCATCAACAGGTATCCTCCAAGAACCCTGAAGGAAGCTTTCATTTCTCTTGCAAACAATCTCATTGACCACGACACAGGTTGCAACAATTGTTTCGATACTGCTTATTCTTTGATCCTTGAGCGGTGTTCCACACAAGAATCTTTGTCGCAAATCAAACAAGTCCATGCCCATGTGTTGAAATCTTGTTATGTAGTAGACACAACGTTTTTAAGTACTAAGCTTGTGCTTGCTTATGGGAAATGTGGGTCTTCATTGGATGCTCATAAAGTGTTTGACAAAATGACTGAAAGAAGTATTTTCACTTGGAATGCTATGATTGGATCTCATATGACAAATGGAGAACATATTGAGGCCATTGAGTTGTTTTTGAATATGAATGCGTTAGGAGTTCATGCTGATGCTAGTACTTTTACTTCGATTCTTAAGGCTTGTGGGGAGCTTGAAGATCGTTGTTATGGGGTTCAAGTTCATGGAATGGCTACAAAATTGGGGTTTCTTTGTAACCTGTATGTAAGCAATTCATTGTTGGGAATGTATGCAAAATGCAATGATTCAAATTCAGCAATGCTGTTGTTTGAGAAAATGAGTGGGAAAGCAGATGTGGTTTCATGGAATTCGATAATTTCATCTTATTCTGCTTCTGGGAAGACTGTGGAGGCTTTGAGATTGTTCAGAGAAATGCAGATAACAGGGGTTGTGCCAAACACATATACTTTTGTTGCTGTTCTTCAAGCTTGTGAAGATTCTTCATATCTGGTGTTTGGCAAGGAACTTCATGCTTTCCTTTTCAAATCTGACCTTTATCTAGATATGTTTGTGGCCAATGCACTGGTTGTTCTATACACAAAAAGTGGTAAAATGAAAGAAGCTGAAAGGGTTTTCAATGCTATGGATAAAAAGGATAGTATTACTTGGAACTCTTTGTTATCAGGATATGTTCAAAATGGTCTTTATGATGAAGCTATGGCTACATTTCACAGAATGCAGGTTATAGGTCAAAATCCTGATCCATATTCAATTATAAGCATGATATCAACTGTTGGTCATTTGGGGAACCTGTTGAATGCTCTTGAAGTTCATGCATATGCCATGAAAAACAGGATGGATTCTGATTTGCATGTTTGTAACACACTTATTGATATGTATGCAAAGTGTTGCAAAATGAACTATGCAGAATCCCTTTTCCAGAGAATCCGTTTCAAAGATAACATTTCTTGGAAAACCATCATTTCAGGCTATGCCCAGAATGGATATCATTCAAAGGCATTAACTTTATTTCGTGAATCTCAAATGAAAGGAATTGAAAGTGATTCCATGTTGATTGCAAGCATTCTGCAAGGTTGTATTgagttgatgtgtgattctgttGTGAAAGAAATCCATGGTCATATGATACGAAAAGGGTTATATGATATTGCCCTTGAGAATACACTCGTTAATCTATATGGGAAATGTGGATGCATAGATTATGCTTCTCGTGTTTTTGAACTCATTAAGGTAAAGAATCTTGTTTCTTGGACAATCATGGTGAACAATCTTGCACAAAATGGACTTGCAGATGAAGCTGTTGATGTTTTTGTTTCCATGAAAGAAACCGGAATCGAACCTGATTCCATTGCACTACTTAGCTTACTCTCTGCTGTTTCCGAGTTATCCACACTAAAAAAAGGAAAAGAGATTCATGGGTATTTAATAAGAAAAGGTTTCATTCTTCAAGGACCAATTTCGAGCTCTCTTGTGGATATGTATTCAGCTTGTGGAGCTTTAGAGGATTCCTTTAAAGTGTTTGATTCCATTCCAACCAAAGATTTAGTCATGTGGACAAGCATGATCAATGCATATGGAATGCATGGAATGGGAATGGAATCGGTTCGATTATTTCACCAAATGGTGGCTGAAAAAGTTTACCCTGATCATGTAAGCTTCTTGGCAATTCTTTATGCTTGTAGCCATTCATCATTGGTTGATGAAGGAAAAGCTTTTTTCAAATCAATGGTAGATGAATATGCTTTAAATCCATGGCAAGAACATTATACTTGTATGGTTGATCTTTTTGGTCGTGCAAACAACTTAAAAGAAGCATTTAAGTTCATTGAAAACATGGAAATGAAACCTAATGTTGCCATTTGGCGTTCTCTCATTGGTGCATGCAAGGTACATAATAACATAGAATTAGGAAACTTTGCATCGAAAAAACTTCTTGAGTTGGATTCAGATAGTGTAAAGAATCATGTTCTTGTATCAAATTTCTATGCTTTTTGTGGCCAATGGGATGATGTTGGTGACATAAGAATGAAAATGAGACAAAAGGGTTTTAAGAAAGATCCTGGTTGTAGTTGGATTGAGATTTGGAACAAGATTCATGTTTTTACAGTGAGGGACAAATCTCATCCAGAGTCGGATGAGATTTATGACAAATTAGCtcaaattaatgatatattaaagAGGGAAGAGGGGTATTTAGGGGAAATTTTTAATGGGCATAGTGAAAGATTGGCGATTGCTTATGGATTGCTTAAAACAAGCAAAGGGATGCCAATTCGTGTCACAAAGAACCTTCGTGTTTGTGATGATTGTCATGTTTTCAGTAAGCTAGTTTCAAAGTATTTTGAACGAGAAATTATTGTTAGAGATGCCAATAGATTCCATCATTTTGGGTCTGGAATATGCTCTTGTGGAGACTTTTGGTAA